In a single window of the Thermoanaerobaculia bacterium genome:
- a CDS encoding glycosyl transferase gives MLILVPSHDDAGSLRESLPRFRQAMRPGSDRLLVVADRCEDETAQVARAAGAEVVVRDDEASGRGKGGALR, from the coding sequence GTGCTCATTCTCGTTCCGTCGCACGACGACGCCGGCTCGTTGCGCGAGAGCCTGCCGCGGTTCCGGCAGGCGATGCGGCCGGGGTCCGACCGTCTGCTCGTCGTGGCGGACCGCTGCGAGGACGAAACCGCGCAGGTCGCGCGGGCCGCGGGCGCGGAGGTGGTCGTCCGAGACGACGAGGCGTCCGGGCGCGGGAAGGGAGGAGCCCTTCG